Proteins encoded by one window of Arachis ipaensis cultivar K30076 chromosome B04, Araip1.1, whole genome shotgun sequence:
- the LOC107639190 gene encoding uncharacterized protein LOC107639190, whose protein sequence is MGCSQSRLEDEEAVQICKDRKNFIKQAVEQRTHFATGHIAYIQSLKRVSAALREYIEGDEPREFSLDTVIAPPFAAGKKTCPGFIPISSKSFTPAAIEFGVGPNSTLKVNYLRPGGNPAVLVEERPRSPEMVRVETYSPMHHHYGNDGFFGMQYSPMNPSIFPYSPSNRPNIPPPSPQNSQWDFFWNPFSSLDNYGYPSRSSLDQTIMDDDYRGLRQVREEEGIPDLEEDETEQEDYVGKRNVAEERTRNVGNIGKNGNTSKEEVLVEDVDEDEDEEEEEEEEEEEEEEDGTDNETETEAEHDVKESQANGSAILEVSKSQAAGHIGSSRREMAIGKQEAKEDSPGFTVYVNRRPTSMAEVINDLEAQFTIVCNAANDVSVLLEAKRSQYLPTSNELSASKLLNPKALFRTASSRSSSSRFLTNCPSIREEVYEGTKDLMDGHCMISGSHHSTLDRLNAWEKKLYDEVKAGERVRMAYEKKWKQLRNQDVKGEEPSSADKTRAAIRDLDTQTTVSIHTVEAISRRIEKLRDEELHPQLLELVQGLAKMWKVMAECHQKQKRTLDEAKMLLASKLHARKHSSMSMTDPTRLARSASNLEFEIRNWRNTFESWITSQRSYVHALAGWLLRCVRSEPDVSKLPCSPQTSSGTHPLFGLCVQWSRRLDAIHETAVLDGMDFFAAGMGSIYSQQLREDSRQNSFASRRENGNMEIVEVGRVEEVMTTEKLAEVAIKVLCAGMSVAISSLAEFAFDSSEGYNEVVKQWENGKCLDSSSSEIRS, encoded by the exons ATGGGATGTTCTCAATCAAGGTTGGAAGATGAAGAGGCAGTTCAAATTTGCAAAGATAGAAAGAATTTCATCAAACAAGCTGTTGAACAAAGAACTCACTTCGCCACCGGACACATAGCCTACATCCAATCCCTTAAAAGAGTCTCGGCCGCTCTTCGAGAATACATCGAGGGAGACGAGCCTCGTGAGTTCTCGTTGGACACAGTCATTGCCCCTCCTTTTGCAGCTGGGAAGAAGACTTGCCCTGGCTTCATTCCTATTTCATCAAAATCGTTCACACCTGCAGCAATTGAGTTCGGAGTTGGACCAAATTCTACACTGAAAGTGAATTACTTAAGGCCTGGTGGTAATCCGGCGGTTTTGGTTGAGGAAAGGCCTCGATCTCCGGAAATGGTCCGGGTTGAAACATATTCTCCAATGCACCATCATTATGGCAATGATGGATTTTTTGGCATGCAATATTCACCTATGAATCCTTCAATTTTTCCTTATTCTCCAAGTAATAGGCCTAACATCCCTCCCCCTTCGCCTCAGAATTCGCAATGGGACTTCTTTTGGAACCCTTTTTCGTCGTTAGACAACTACGGTTACCCTTCAAGAAGTAGCCTTGATCAGACTATTATGGATGATGACTACAGAGGGCTTAGGCAGGTCCGAGAAGAAGAGGGAATACCGGACCTAGAAGAAGACGAAACTGAACAAGAAGATTATGTTGGGAAGAGAAATGTGGCTGAAGAAAGAACCAGAAACGTTGGAAACATTGGAAAAAATGGAAACACTTCCAAAGAAGAAGTATTAGTTGAAGATGTTGACGAGGATGAGgacgaggaggaggaagaggaggaggaggaggaggaggaagaagaggatggaACAGATAATGAAACTGAAACTGAAGCTGAGCATGATGTCAAAGAATCACAAGCAAATGGAAGTGCAATTCTGGAAGTATCGAAATCACAGGCTGCAGGCCATATTGGATCCAGTCGTCGCGAAATGGCTATAGGTAAGCAAGAAGCTAAGGAAGACTCGCCGGGTTTTACTGTTTATGTAAACAGAAGGCCAACCAGCATGGCAGAAGTGATCAATGATCTTGAAGCTCAGTTCACAATCGTCTGCAATGCGGCAAATGATGTCTCAGTGTTGTTAGAGGCCAAGAGATCTCAGTATTTACCAACATCTAATGAATTGTCTG CCTCGAAGTTGTTGAACCCAAAAGCTCTATTCCGAACAGCATCCTCGCGCTCTTCCTCGTCAAGATTCTTAACAAATTGTCCGAGCATTAGAGAAGAAGTTTATGAGGGCACTAAAGATCTCATGGATGGGCACTGTATGATTTCCGGTAGTCACCATTCGACGTTGGACAGGTTAAACGCTTGGGAGAAAAAGCTTTATGATGAAGTCAAG GCCGGAGAACGGGTTCGAATGGCATATGAGAAGAAATGGAAGCAACTTAGGAACCAAGATGTAAAGGGAGAGGAACCCTCTTCTGCAGATAAAACAAGAGCAGCCATCAGAGATTTAGATACGCAGACAACGGTTTCAATACACACAGTTGAAGCTATTTCCAGGAGAATCGAAAAACTAAGGGATGAAGAGCTTCATCCCCAACTTCTTGAATTGGTACAAGG GCTAGCAAAGATGTGGAAAGTGATGGCAGAATGTCATCAGAAGCAGAAGAGAACCTTAGATGAAGCTAAGATGCTTCTAGCTTCTAAGTTACATGCCAGGAAACACTCCTCCATGTCGATGACTGATCCAACAAGGCTAGCCCGTTCGGCTTCAAATCTTGAATTCGAGATAAGAAACTGGCGAAACACCTTCGAGTCATGGATTACTTCGCAAAGATCCTATGTCCATGCGCTAGCCGGATGGCTTCTCCGGTGTGTGAGGTCCGAGCCTGACGTGTCAAAGTTACCATGCTCTCCTCAGACTTCTAGTGGTACTCACCCGTTATTCGGACTCTGTGTTCAGTGGTCAAGGCGACTAGACGCCATACACGAAACAGCAGTGCTTGATGGCATGGACTTCTTCGCAGCCGGCATGGGGTCGATCTACTCGCAGCAGTTGAGAGAAGATTCTAGGCAGAACTCGTTTGCTTCAAGACGAGAAAATGGAAACATGGAAATTGTGGAAGTTGGAAGAGTAGAAGAGGTAATGACTACGGAAAAATTAGCTGAAGTTGCTATTAAGGTGCTTTGTGCTGGAATGTCTGTTGCTATAAGCTCATTGGCAGAGTTTGCTTTTGATTCTTCTGAGGGATACAATGAAGTTGTGAAGCAATGGGAGAATGGCAAGTGTCTGGATTCTTCTTCCTCTGAGATTAGATCATAG